From one Balaenoptera acutorostrata chromosome 6, mBalAcu1.1, whole genome shotgun sequence genomic stretch:
- the LOC103014646 gene encoding olfactory receptor 1J4-like, whose protein sequence is MQGTRNQSSVSEFLLLGLPIRPEQQGVFFALFLGVYLTTVLGNLLILLLIRLDSRLHTPMYFFLSHLAFSDLSFSSVTIPKMLMNMQTQCQSITYTGCISQVYFFIFFGCLDSFLLAMMSYDRYVAVCHPLHYTTIMRDELCVILVAGCWLASCAQALLHTLLVDRLSFCAGTVIPHFFCDLAAVLKSSCSDTSLNELLILTEGGFIFTLPLGGILGSYISMAAIILKVPSFKRIFKALSTCGSHLFVVFLYYGTIAGVYYIPSSGNSKDKDIIASLMYMVVTPMLNPFIYSLRNKDMKCALQKIFRTKDTPLVSLIHSFSRTLMEL, encoded by the exons atgcaggggacacgg aaccagagcagCGTGTCCGAGTTCCTCCTCCTGGGGCTCCCCATCCGGCCAGAGCAGCAGGGCGTGTTCTTTGCCCTGTTCCTGGGCGTGTACCTGACCACGGTGCTGGGGAACCTGCTAATCCTCCTGCTCATCAGGCTGGACTCTCGCCTCCACACCCCCATGTACTTCTTCCTCAGCCACTTGGCCTTCTCTGACCTCTCCTTTTCATCGGTCACCATCCCAAAGATGTTGATGAACATGCAGACTCAATGCCAATCTATCACATATACAGGGTGCATTTCACAGGtgtatttctttatattctttggtTGCCTTGACAGCTTTCTTCTCGCAATGATGTCCTATGACAGGTATGTGGCCGTGTGCCACCCCCTCCACTACACCACCATCATGAGGGATGAGCTTTGTGTCATCCTAGTGGCTGGGTGCTGGCTCGCCTCTTGTGCCCAAGCTCTGTTGCACACCCTCCTCGTGGACCGGTTGTCCTTCTGTGCAGGGACTGTCATCCCCCACTTCTTTTGTGATCTTGCTGCTGTGCTCAAGTCGTCCTGCTCTGATACCTCCCTCAATGAGTTGCTCATCCTCACTGAAGGGGGATTTATCTTCACCCTACCACTGGGTGGTATTTTGGGCTCCTATATCAGCATGGCAGCCATCATCCTGAAGGTCCCCTCCTTCAAGAGAATCTTCAAAGCCTTGTCTACATGTGGTTCTCACCTGTTTGTAGTGTTTTTATATTATGGGACAATTGCAGGTGTTTACTATATCCCCTCATCAGGCAACTCCAAAGACAAGGACATAATTGCTTCTTTGATGTACATGGTGGTCACCCCCATGCTGAACCCCTTCATCTACAGCCTGAGGAATAAGGATATGAAATGTGCTCTTCAGAAAATCTTCAGGACCAAGGACACGCCCTTGGTGTCATTAATTCATTCCTTCTCACGGACACTCATGGAGCTGTGA